In Zunongwangia profunda SM-A87, the following proteins share a genomic window:
- a CDS encoding glycoside hydrolase family 2 TIM barrel-domain containing protein, with protein sequence MIAYKQYIINKLYLGTLAIVSFLLFACQKKEEDPEVFNRKQLFTEDWKFYKNDTLNSLTEVLNSEDWRPIDVPHDWSIHQEFDKNSAAGIGGGALSGGVGYYKKSFNLPLEDSTRLYKIQFDGVYQNSEVWINGSYLGKRPNGYIGFEYDLTPYLHYGSQDNTIVVKADNSDQPNSRWYSGSGIYRNVWLKKLNKIHIPNWGTFITTPSISKEKALVNITAKIKNEFLEDKEIEVQITIFQDDQEIVKSETSALNITTNSEIGFNKELTIYKPKLWSIDSPWLYKAQIDIIQNKNLIDRFETRFGIRDFKFDFEKGFKLNGESLKIRGVCMHHDLGPLGAAINTRAIERQLEILKEMGVNGIRTAHNPPAPELLDLCDQMGFIVMDEAFDIWTTAKTKHDYSQYWDKWHEQDIADLIKRDRNHPSVFLWSIGNEIQEQWSEKGEKIGIELSNIVKSLDSKRPVTAGMNPPVHVSDKEVTIQFEETADKPNSLAGSGALDVIGYNYAHQTWEKHQLNFPNTPFIATETTSGLQTRGYYEFPSDTTKIWPVRWDKLFTGGNPDHTISAFDQVRAPWGSLHETSWKIIKKNDFLSGFFIWTGFDYIGEPTPYEWPSRSSYFGIVDLAGFPKDVYYMYKSEWTDDDVLHLLPHWNWEQGQTVDVWAYYNNADEVELFLNGESRGTRSKRDDELHVMWRFPFESGTLKAISRKNGQIVKETEIRTASKPAKLELFPDRKKIRADGLDLSFITVTITDAEGTIAPRANNQIDFEIEGPGEIVGVSSGDPTNHESFKGKSHRALNGKCLVIVQSTRQAGEIKISANSAGLESNSAVLISH encoded by the coding sequence ATGATTGCTTATAAACAGTACATTATTAATAAGTTATACCTAGGCACCCTCGCTATAGTTTCTTTTCTTCTTTTTGCCTGCCAGAAAAAAGAAGAAGATCCAGAAGTTTTTAATCGCAAACAATTATTTACAGAGGATTGGAAATTCTATAAAAACGATACGCTTAATAGCCTTACTGAAGTTTTAAATTCTGAGGATTGGCGGCCTATAGACGTGCCTCATGACTGGAGTATACATCAGGAATTTGATAAAAATAGCGCGGCAGGTATTGGCGGAGGAGCGCTTTCGGGTGGTGTAGGCTATTATAAAAAATCATTTAATCTTCCTTTAGAAGATAGTACCAGATTGTATAAAATTCAATTCGATGGCGTGTATCAAAATAGTGAGGTTTGGATAAATGGCAGTTATTTAGGTAAACGTCCCAATGGTTATATAGGGTTTGAATATGATCTAACCCCTTATCTTCATTATGGTTCACAAGATAATACGATCGTAGTCAAAGCAGATAATAGTGATCAGCCTAATTCCAGATGGTATTCAGGAAGCGGAATTTATCGAAATGTCTGGTTAAAAAAACTAAATAAAATTCATATTCCAAATTGGGGTACGTTTATTACAACACCTAGCATTTCTAAAGAAAAAGCGCTGGTAAATATTACTGCTAAAATTAAAAATGAGTTTTTAGAAGATAAAGAAATTGAAGTTCAGATAACTATTTTTCAGGATGATCAGGAAATAGTTAAGTCCGAAACTTCAGCTTTAAATATTACCACTAATTCAGAAATTGGTTTTAATAAAGAGCTTACAATCTATAAGCCTAAGTTATGGTCAATAGATTCTCCTTGGTTGTATAAGGCCCAAATAGATATTATTCAGAATAAAAATCTTATAGATCGTTTCGAAACAAGATTTGGTATTCGAGATTTTAAATTTGATTTCGAAAAAGGATTTAAACTGAATGGGGAATCCCTAAAGATTCGTGGGGTTTGCATGCATCATGATCTTGGTCCTTTAGGAGCAGCGATTAATACAAGGGCAATAGAAAGACAATTAGAGATATTGAAAGAAATGGGCGTAAACGGAATCCGTACAGCTCATAACCCTCCGGCACCAGAATTACTGGATTTATGTGATCAAATGGGATTCATCGTAATGGATGAAGCCTTTGATATTTGGACGACTGCTAAAACAAAACACGATTATAGCCAATATTGGGACAAATGGCATGAGCAGGATATAGCAGATCTGATTAAAAGAGATCGAAACCATCCTAGTGTCTTTCTATGGAGTATTGGAAACGAAATACAGGAACAATGGAGTGAGAAAGGAGAAAAAATTGGTATAGAATTATCGAATATCGTCAAAAGTTTAGATAGCAAGCGGCCGGTAACCGCCGGGATGAATCCGCCAGTTCATGTTTCTGATAAAGAGGTAACTATTCAATTTGAAGAAACTGCAGACAAGCCAAATTCGCTGGCAGGATCTGGTGCTTTAGATGTTATAGGCTATAACTATGCGCATCAAACCTGGGAAAAACATCAACTCAACTTTCCAAATACACCATTTATTGCTACAGAAACTACTTCTGGATTACAAACCAGAGGTTATTATGAGTTTCCATCTGATACCACAAAGATCTGGCCGGTACGCTGGGATAAGCTTTTTACCGGTGGTAATCCAGATCACACAATTTCGGCATTCGATCAGGTTAGAGCCCCCTGGGGATCATTACACGAAACCAGTTGGAAGATCATTAAAAAGAACGACTTTTTATCTGGATTTTTTATCTGGACCGGCTTTGATTATATCGGCGAACCAACACCTTATGAATGGCCTTCCCGTAGTTCATATTTTGGAATTGTAGATCTGGCAGGCTTTCCTAAAGACGTGTATTACATGTACAAAAGTGAATGGACAGATGATGATGTCCTTCATTTATTACCTCATTGGAATTGGGAACAAGGACAAACGGTTGATGTTTGGGCGTATTATAATAATGCAGATGAGGTTGAATTATTTCTTAATGGAGAGAGCAGGGGAACCAGATCTAAAAGAGACGATGAGCTTCATGTGATGTGGCGATTTCCTTTTGAATCAGGAACTTTAAAAGCAATTTCCAGAAAAAACGGCCAAATTGTAAAAGAGACTGAGATTAGAACAGCATCAAAACCTGCTAAATTAGAGTTATTTCCAGATCGAAAGAAAATCAGGGCAGATGGATTAGACCTTTCATTCATTACCGTGACTATTACTGATGCAGAAGGAACAATAGCGCCCAGAGCAAACAACCAAATTGATTTCGAAATCGAAGGACCCGGAGAAATTGTTGGCGTATCCAGCGGTGATCCTACCAATCATGAATCTTTCAAAGGAAAATCACATCGCGCACTTAATGGAAAATGTTTAGTGATTGTTCAATCAACACGGCAGGCTGGAGAAATTAAAATTTCTGCAAATTCAGCAGGATTAGAAAGTAATAGCGCAGTGTTAATATCCCATTAA
- a CDS encoding glycoside hydrolase family 31 protein — protein sequence MTKLKTLQIVFAILGISSFWTIKAQIQNSQTLNEPINISKDFENYENTFYFADELVSFNPETGQGALKYKRYEYQTRQAFNNMLMKPDRVPANEFPATEYAESPELPFQIQFVSDRTVRIKMISGPQFNQPKESLMLVEGTAPNHPELWNYTAIDGGHQFSSDHGKVEIISNPWHVNIYDENGKLLTSTLHYSDVQNTYTPVLPFSYVRRNSDYSRSFSPVFSLQPGEKIFGCGESFTQFNKRGQKVVLYTDDANGVQNETMYKPIPFFMSNRGYGVFMHTSSPITVDFGKYFNAANKMMLGDDVADLFFFLGDPKDILDEYTNLTGKAAMPPLWSFGFWMSRITYFSEKEGREIAKNLRDYKIPSDVIHFDTGWFEVDWRNNYEFAKDRFDDPVGMMADMKEEGFHVSLWQLPYFTPKNTLFNEIVDNGYAVKDRKGNIPFEDAVLDFSNPETVEWYQGKLKHLLDQGVGVFKVDFGEAAPYNGIYHSGRTGFYEHNLFPLRYNKAVAEITQKEKGYTLIWARSTWAGSQRYPLHWGGDAATTNTAMSATLRGGLSLGLSGFSFWSHDVGGFVTKSPENIYRRWTPFGMLSSHVRSHGEPPTEPWEYSKEFLKGFRKADNMRYELMPYIYAQAKESSEKGLPMMRALFVEFPDDKGSWLIDDEYLFGENMLVVPLFEESNAREVYLPEGTWIDYQTHKVYEKGWHTIEAGEIPIIALIKNGSVIPHIKLAQSTRDMDWTQLELQVFADSNAKTASGKIYLPEGEKIENISVKKHGKDFQLDGNPLKGKTSFKIETAGR from the coding sequence ATGACAAAACTAAAAACACTACAGATTGTTTTCGCTATTTTGGGCATAAGTAGCTTTTGGACTATAAAGGCACAAATTCAAAATAGCCAAACTCTAAATGAACCTATCAATATTAGTAAAGATTTCGAGAATTATGAAAACACATTTTACTTTGCCGATGAACTTGTTTCTTTTAATCCTGAGACAGGTCAGGGCGCACTAAAATACAAGCGTTACGAATATCAAACCCGGCAAGCATTTAACAATATGTTAATGAAACCTGATCGTGTGCCTGCTAATGAATTTCCAGCTACGGAATATGCTGAATCTCCTGAGCTTCCTTTTCAAATTCAGTTTGTTTCGGATAGAACGGTACGCATAAAAATGATATCGGGACCGCAATTCAATCAGCCAAAGGAATCATTAATGCTTGTTGAAGGAACTGCTCCCAATCATCCCGAATTATGGAATTATACGGCTATTGATGGAGGACATCAGTTCAGCAGTGATCATGGTAAGGTAGAGATCATCTCTAATCCATGGCACGTAAATATTTATGACGAAAATGGTAAGCTTCTTACAAGTACTTTACATTATTCCGATGTTCAGAACACCTATACTCCGGTACTTCCATTTTCTTATGTAAGGCGAAATAGTGATTATTCCCGAAGCTTTAGCCCAGTTTTTAGTTTACAACCTGGTGAAAAGATATTTGGTTGTGGAGAATCCTTTACGCAATTCAATAAAAGAGGTCAAAAAGTAGTCTTGTATACAGATGATGCCAATGGCGTTCAAAATGAAACGATGTATAAACCCATTCCTTTTTTTATGAGTAACCGTGGTTATGGTGTATTTATGCATACTTCTTCACCGATTACTGTAGATTTTGGAAAGTATTTTAATGCTGCAAACAAGATGATGCTTGGCGATGATGTTGCCGATCTATTTTTCTTTTTGGGAGACCCCAAAGATATTTTAGATGAATATACCAATTTAACAGGGAAAGCGGCAATGCCACCGCTTTGGTCATTTGGATTTTGGATGAGTAGAATTACCTATTTTTCTGAAAAAGAAGGGCGTGAAATCGCTAAGAATTTACGGGATTATAAGATACCTAGTGATGTTATCCATTTTGATACCGGTTGGTTTGAAGTAGATTGGAGAAACAATTACGAATTTGCAAAAGATCGTTTTGATGATCCCGTAGGAATGATGGCCGATATGAAAGAAGAAGGTTTTCATGTAAGCCTTTGGCAATTGCCTTATTTTACGCCTAAAAACACCCTTTTTAATGAGATCGTTGACAATGGCTATGCCGTAAAAGACCGCAAAGGAAATATTCCTTTTGAAGATGCCGTGCTAGATTTTTCCAATCCAGAAACGGTAGAATGGTATCAGGGGAAACTTAAACACTTATTAGATCAGGGAGTAGGAGTTTTTAAAGTAGATTTTGGCGAAGCAGCACCTTATAACGGAATTTACCATTCTGGAAGAACAGGCTTCTACGAGCATAATTTATTCCCATTGCGTTATAATAAAGCTGTTGCTGAAATTACACAAAAAGAAAAGGGCTACACTTTAATTTGGGCAAGAAGCACCTGGGCGGGTAGCCAGCGTTATCCTTTGCATTGGGGCGGTGATGCAGCAACTACCAATACAGCAATGTCTGCTACATTACGCGGAGGATTATCTTTAGGACTTAGTGGTTTTAGTTTTTGGAGCCATGATGTTGGAGGTTTTGTAACTAAATCTCCAGAAAATATTTATAGAAGATGGACTCCTTTTGGAATGCTTTCCTCTCATGTTAGAAGCCATGGGGAACCACCAACAGAACCCTGGGAATATAGTAAGGAATTCTTAAAAGGCTTTAGAAAAGCCGATAATATGAGGTATGAATTGATGCCCTATATCTACGCACAAGCCAAAGAAAGTTCAGAAAAGGGATTACCAATGATGCGCGCCCTGTTCGTAGAATTCCCTGATGATAAAGGCTCCTGGCTAATCGATGATGAATATCTCTTTGGAGAAAATATGCTTGTAGTCCCGTTATTTGAAGAATCGAATGCACGAGAAGTTTACTTGCCGGAAGGAACGTGGATAGACTATCAAACGCATAAAGTATACGAAAAGGGTTGGCATACCATCGAAGCAGGTGAAATTCCTATTATCGCTTTAATTAAAAACGGTAGTGTGATACCGCATATTAAATTGGCCCAGTCTACTCGAGATATGGATTGGACACAACTGGAACTTCAGGTATTTGCAGACTCCAATGCGAAAACCGCCAGTGGAAAGATTTACCTTCCTGAAGGAGAAAAAATTGAGAATATATCAGTTAAAAAACACGGAAAAGATTTTCAGCTTGATGGCAATCCACTAAAGGGAAAAACGAGTTTTAAAATTGAAACTGCGGGAAGATAA
- a CDS encoding glycoside hydrolase family 97 protein, with product MYKKIPLLVAMQLLILSCASEKESESYTLSSPEGKNSIQFDMNGGSPHYSVNHGAIKVILPSSMGFVFKDQDSLQNGLEVINVEESSEDTTWEQVWGEKKEIRNNYNQLTVHLKEKANKERKLDIQFRAFDDGIAFRYVFPEQGIKDSIFIMDELTTFNLAEDGKAWWIPAYDEQRYENLFTASPVSTLDTVHTPLTVESNNGLAISFHEANLADFASTTLAHTQGTSLKTDLVPWADGVKVRTVDNFITPWRTLQIADHPTELITSYLILNLNEPNTIKDTSWIKTFKYLGIWWGMHIGKYTFWEGDKQGATTKNARKYIDYTKELGIDYLLIEGWNKGWTPAWYENAMHQFSFTEEADNFSLKAVTDYAAENDVEIVGYHETGSNLHNYLKQIDSAFALYKERGINTVKIGQVGAKLNMKEWHHGQFGVNYYRYVVKKAAEYGLEIYFHEPIKDTGERRTYPNMMAREGARGQEYNAWSEGNPPAYTATLPFTRLLAGPMDFTPAVFDVEVKEGYPGRRVHSTTAKQLALMVVLYSPLQMLADLPENYIDKPAFQFLKDVPTDWEDTKVLNGEIGKYITTVRKDIDSNDWYLGTITNEKARDLNIQLDFLDRDATYEAQIYADAPGTGHQNNPTAVTIYTKEVTAADSLSLLLGESGGAAVRFKKL from the coding sequence ATGTATAAGAAAATACCCCTTTTAGTAGCTATGCAACTGCTAATTTTAAGCTGTGCTTCTGAAAAAGAATCTGAATCCTATACCTTAAGCTCCCCTGAAGGAAAAAATAGTATTCAATTTGATATGAACGGAGGTTCCCCACACTATTCCGTAAATCATGGAGCGATCAAAGTCATTTTACCATCGAGTATGGGTTTTGTTTTTAAAGATCAGGATAGTCTTCAAAACGGATTGGAAGTAATTAATGTTGAAGAATCATCTGAAGACACTACCTGGGAGCAGGTTTGGGGAGAAAAAAAAGAGATCAGGAATAACTATAATCAGCTTACAGTTCATTTAAAAGAAAAAGCCAATAAAGAACGAAAGTTGGATATCCAATTTAGAGCTTTCGATGATGGGATCGCTTTTAGGTATGTATTTCCCGAACAGGGGATTAAGGATAGTATTTTTATAATGGACGAGCTTACTACATTTAATCTGGCAGAGGATGGTAAAGCCTGGTGGATACCAGCGTATGATGAGCAACGTTATGAAAATCTTTTCACTGCTTCTCCCGTTAGTACTTTAGATACTGTTCATACTCCTTTAACTGTTGAAAGCAATAATGGTTTAGCGATAAGTTTTCACGAAGCTAATCTAGCAGACTTCGCAAGTACAACTTTAGCGCACACCCAGGGGACCAGTTTAAAAACAGATTTAGTGCCTTGGGCAGATGGTGTAAAAGTTCGAACCGTCGACAATTTTATTACACCCTGGCGAACATTACAAATAGCGGATCACCCTACAGAATTGATCACCTCCTATCTTATATTAAATCTTAATGAGCCAAATACGATCAAAGATACCAGCTGGATCAAGACATTTAAGTATTTAGGTATTTGGTGGGGAATGCATATCGGAAAATACACTTTTTGGGAAGGAGATAAACAAGGAGCAACCACAAAAAATGCTCGAAAATATATTGATTATACTAAGGAATTAGGGATAGATTATTTATTGATCGAAGGTTGGAATAAGGGGTGGACACCCGCATGGTACGAAAATGCTATGCATCAATTCAGCTTTACGGAAGAAGCTGATAATTTTAGTCTAAAAGCGGTTACAGATTATGCTGCTGAAAATGATGTTGAAATCGTAGGATATCATGAAACTGGTTCTAATCTTCATAATTATTTGAAACAAATAGATTCTGCTTTTGCACTTTATAAAGAGCGAGGAATCAATACAGTGAAAATTGGACAAGTAGGTGCCAAATTAAATATGAAAGAATGGCACCATGGCCAATTTGGTGTAAATTATTATAGGTATGTCGTAAAAAAAGCTGCAGAATATGGTTTGGAAATATATTTCCATGAACCCATCAAAGATACTGGTGAGCGTAGAACATATCCTAATATGATGGCCAGAGAAGGAGCAAGAGGCCAGGAGTATAATGCCTGGAGCGAAGGAAATCCTCCAGCTTATACAGCAACTTTACCTTTTACCAGATTACTGGCAGGACCAATGGATTTCACACCAGCGGTATTTGATGTGGAGGTAAAAGAAGGGTATCCTGGTAGAAGAGTTCATAGTACCACGGCGAAACAACTTGCTTTAATGGTAGTACTTTATTCTCCTTTACAAATGCTGGCAGATCTCCCTGAAAATTATATAGACAAACCAGCATTTCAATTTCTAAAAGATGTACCGACGGATTGGGAAGATACCAAGGTACTAAATGGAGAAATAGGAAAATATATTACTACAGTAAGAAAGGATATCGATAGTAACGACTGGTATCTGGGTACCATTACCAATGAGAAAGCGAGAGATCTGAATATTCAGTTAGACTTTTTAGATCGTGATGCAACATATGAAGCTCAAATTTATGCAGATGCTCCAGGAACTGGTCATCAAAATAACCCCACAGCTGTTACTATTTATACAAAAGAAGTTACCGCCGCAGATTCCCTCAGTCTTTTATTAGGAGAAAGCGGAGGAGCTGCCGTGAGATTCAAAAAATTATAA
- a CDS encoding ROK family protein, whose product MSIIENFKYAVGIDLGGTFVKSALVCETGAIRFTHMLPIGTEASKNIILDTIEQIIQTTLFEAFEKKLEVVGIGIGTPGIVFQGVVIGAADNLQGWENIDLAGYFYTRFKLPVSVDNDANLMGYGELHYGAARGCSDVICLTIGTGIGGAIIINGAIYNGYKSRGGELGHIVVEHNGIDCNCGGKGCLEAYASTSVLVKRYMELSGDKEDNIDGFYVVKKFKQNNDFAIQCIEEHTEYLGHGVASFINTFAPQKIIIGGGISDAGQFYIEMIKKTAFKNMMPDCGKHTEIVGAQLGNIAGSLGAAAIAFSKTNVKHRFSIF is encoded by the coding sequence ATGAGTATTATAGAAAATTTTAAGTATGCTGTTGGAATCGATTTAGGGGGCACTTTCGTTAAATCAGCATTAGTTTGCGAAACAGGGGCCATTCGATTTACTCATATGCTACCAATTGGAACAGAAGCATCAAAGAATATTATTTTAGATACCATCGAGCAAATTATTCAAACAACCCTTTTTGAAGCTTTTGAAAAAAAATTAGAAGTAGTAGGTATTGGAATTGGTACTCCTGGGATCGTTTTTCAAGGCGTAGTGATAGGTGCTGCAGATAACCTTCAAGGCTGGGAGAATATCGATCTGGCTGGATATTTCTATACACGTTTTAAGCTACCTGTAAGTGTGGATAATGATGCTAACTTAATGGGATATGGTGAATTACATTATGGAGCTGCCAGAGGTTGTAGTGATGTTATTTGTCTAACCATAGGTACCGGAATTGGTGGAGCTATAATTATTAATGGCGCTATATATAATGGTTATAAAAGTAGAGGGGGTGAATTAGGGCATATTGTAGTAGAACATAATGGCATTGATTGTAACTGTGGAGGTAAAGGCTGCCTGGAAGCATATGCTTCTACCTCGGTACTGGTGAAACGTTATATGGAATTATCAGGAGATAAAGAAGATAATATCGATGGTTTTTACGTTGTAAAAAAATTCAAACAAAATAATGATTTTGCTATTCAATGCATTGAAGAACATACGGAATATTTAGGCCATGGTGTGGCTTCTTTCATTAATACTTTTGCTCCTCAAAAAATTATAATTGGCGGTGGAATTTCTGATGCAGGCCAGTTTTATATAGAAATGATAAAAAAAACAGCATTCAAAAATATGATGCCCGATTGTGGAAAACATACAGAAATTGTTGGAGCCCAACTTGGAAATATTGCCGGCAGTTTAGGAGCTGCAGCTATAGCATTCAGTAAAACTAATGTAAAACATCGTTTTAGTATTTTTTAA
- a CDS encoding Gfo/Idh/MocA family protein, which translates to MKKIKIALIGTGYIANYHILGLKKLPEVDIVAVVSRQLNNARKFAKKYNIEKAYSSISPIIADVNVHGVIISTPNFLHASYAIDLLKNNKDVFIEKPMALNTEEAKKISLTAKKTNQLVMVGHMWRFDDEVNFLRKTIKEEKLGRIFKTKGYGIHENWGPSGWFLKKDLAGGGALADMGIHAIDTIRYILGDPNPVQVFAKIASNFGDYDVDDTGIVLITWDNGTDSLIESGWWQPHRDGPEASCGIFGTKGYANLFPTFLKFKNAADSKQIHPKFSAKTEHCDQVLYDRQMDYFIDCIKQRKQPSPGLKEGLVSLQVIDAAYASAKKSTVINL; encoded by the coding sequence ATGAAAAAAATAAAAATAGCTCTTATAGGTACTGGATATATAGCCAATTACCATATCCTCGGACTAAAAAAATTACCGGAGGTAGACATTGTAGCCGTTGTTTCCAGGCAGTTGAATAATGCCAGAAAGTTTGCTAAAAAATACAATATAGAAAAGGCATATTCTTCTATTTCTCCTATTATTGCAGATGTAAACGTTCATGGAGTTATTATTAGCACTCCTAATTTTCTTCATGCTTCATATGCCATTGATCTTCTAAAAAACAATAAAGATGTATTTATAGAAAAACCCATGGCTTTAAATACCGAAGAAGCAAAAAAGATTTCCTTAACCGCAAAAAAAACAAATCAATTGGTAATGGTGGGACATATGTGGCGCTTTGACGACGAAGTTAACTTTCTTCGGAAAACTATAAAAGAAGAAAAATTGGGGAGAATATTTAAAACCAAAGGTTATGGTATTCATGAAAATTGGGGGCCATCCGGCTGGTTCCTGAAAAAAGACCTTGCTGGTGGTGGTGCTTTAGCTGATATGGGCATTCATGCAATTGACACTATAAGATATATACTAGGTGATCCTAATCCCGTACAGGTTTTTGCAAAAATAGCAAGTAATTTTGGCGATTATGACGTTGATGACACCGGCATAGTATTAATTACCTGGGATAATGGCACTGACAGTCTAATTGAGAGCGGTTGGTGGCAACCGCACCGGGACGGACCCGAGGCTAGTTGTGGAATTTTTGGAACCAAAGGCTATGCTAACTTATTTCCTACATTCTTAAAGTTCAAAAATGCAGCAGACTCTAAACAAATACATCCGAAATTCTCCGCCAAAACGGAACATTGTGATCAAGTACTATACGATCGTCAAATGGATTATTTTATAGATTGTATAAAACAAAGAAAACAGCCTTCACCAGGTTTAAAAGAAGGTTTGGTTAGCCTTCAGGTCATCGATGCTGCTTATGCATCAGCAAAAAAAAGTACGGTAATAAACTTATAA
- a CDS encoding DegT/DnrJ/EryC1/StrS family aminotransferase: MKKLAINGGTPCRNTTKQPWPKWPVWGKEEEIALIEVLNSGIWSYNGPKETEFNKLFAEFIGVNHAICTVNGTITLQISLEALGIGLGDEVIIPGLTWQATAATVIDVNATPILVDVNEENWCINPKKIEEAITPRTKAIIPVHLYGAFADMDAIMAIAKKYQLYVIEDCAHKHGGEWNGKKAGSIGDIGSFSYQLSKHLTSGEGGSVTTNNAVLAKKLDALRNCGRRPVTGTLDAVDKGAGDYGDDDGNFIQSGNLRITEFQAAILIEGLKRLPIQNANRDANGKYLNALLEEIPGVAPITRDKRETKKAYFNFAFKYSKDDFNGLPVKTFRKALEAELGIAVDASYEPLNNCSLYVPHTKPARYNLNESYWRAIDPKRFSLPICERIFKDQSVCIHHKVLMGTKEDMDTIAKAIKKIYYSSKELNSENKAEKIHLYNHFLGNL, from the coding sequence ATGAAGAAATTAGCAATTAACGGAGGAACTCCCTGCCGAAATACCACCAAGCAACCTTGGCCCAAATGGCCTGTGTGGGGAAAAGAAGAAGAGATAGCCCTTATTGAAGTTCTAAATAGTGGCATTTGGTCGTATAATGGGCCAAAAGAAACGGAATTCAATAAACTTTTTGCGGAATTTATAGGGGTAAATCATGCTATTTGCACCGTTAATGGGACGATCACTTTGCAAATTTCGCTGGAAGCCTTAGGTATTGGTCTTGGTGACGAAGTTATCATTCCAGGCTTGACATGGCAAGCTACCGCAGCAACGGTAATCGATGTAAATGCCACTCCAATACTAGTAGATGTAAATGAAGAAAACTGGTGCATTAATCCAAAGAAAATTGAAGAGGCCATAACACCTAGGACTAAAGCCATAATACCTGTTCATCTCTACGGAGCTTTTGCAGATATGGATGCCATTATGGCTATTGCAAAAAAATATCAACTATATGTAATTGAAGATTGTGCGCATAAGCACGGAGGAGAATGGAATGGAAAAAAAGCAGGTAGCATTGGTGATATCGGAAGTTTTAGTTATCAATTATCAAAACATTTAACATCTGGCGAAGGTGGTTCTGTAACGACTAATAATGCTGTCTTGGCCAAAAAATTAGATGCGCTAAGAAACTGCGGAAGAAGACCTGTAACTGGCACCTTAGATGCTGTAGATAAAGGTGCAGGAGATTACGGAGATGACGATGGTAATTTCATTCAATCCGGTAATCTTAGAATAACTGAATTCCAGGCTGCTATATTAATTGAAGGCTTAAAACGGCTACCAATACAAAATGCCAATAGAGATGCTAATGGAAAATATTTAAATGCACTACTTGAAGAAATACCTGGAGTAGCTCCTATTACCCGCGACAAAAGAGAAACTAAAAAAGCATACTTTAATTTCGCATTTAAGTATAGTAAGGATGATTTTAATGGCTTACCAGTCAAAACATTTCGAAAAGCCTTAGAAGCTGAGTTAGGAATTGCTGTAGACGCTAGCTACGAGCCACTAAATAATTGTTCTTTATACGTTCCGCACACAAAGCCAGCAAGATATAATTTAAACGAATCGTATTGGAGAGCTATCGACCCTAAAAGATTTTCATTACCTATATGTGAACGTATATTTAAAGATCAATCAGTATGCATTCATCATAAAGTTTTAATGGGAACCAAAGAAGATATGGACACTATCGCCAAAGCAATAAAAAAAATATATTACTCTTCTAAGGAATTAAATAGTGAAAATAAAGCTGAAAAAATCCATTTATATAATCACTTTCTTGGGAATTTATAG